A genomic region of Roseateles amylovorans contains the following coding sequences:
- a CDS encoding response regulator — MPFSNSGIELDRPLQRLRWLPLPTLLGFALAVLTIAITAWFSWRSQQTQAATADAMTRTMEVQEQIQALGSAIKDAETGQRGYLLTGTDTYLLPFNTAQVTLPAAVTRLRAAWQNNRPQLGRLTSVEQLFKAKLAEMDQTIERRRLGDAASAVATVQGDRGRILMDRIRTLLGEMEREERESAANRRATWDAAVIQTQYVMWGGSLVLLTLVLISAALTARAYRAAKIEEWLKAGQAALGVEMQGDPQVERLAEVVIGFLARYTGAQVGAFYVTQKDGSFERVAGHALPVDANAPTVVRSGESLLGQAARDRRPVHLKSLPADYLMVSSTLGKTASTELLIGPAGIDGGVQCVIELGFVRPVGEAGAELLKRVAEPVAMALRAAKDRTRLEALLEESRRQAEELQMQQEELRASNEELEEQGNALRESQIRLEFQQTELEQSNAQLEEQARQLELQSADLTEAQQIMTERAEALERSNQYKSEFLANMSHELRTPLNSTLILAKLLADNKDGNLTEEQVRFAQTISSAGNDLLALINDILDLSKIESGKVDLQVERVPVPRLLQQLTQIFAPIAAQRNLAFALQLNPGAPDWLETDEAKLSQILKNLLSNALKFTEKGSVRMEVGGTQDGRLVFAVKDSGIGIAPEQQALIFEAFRQADGSTHRKYGGTGLGLSISRDLARLLGGDIHLQSAAGHGSTFSLVLPQHHEVTAEAEQPRPLSPAQPPLTPPPAMKPAPETLSLSQGVATESALAQPAPMAPDARLPQLDDDRLAWVPGARAILVIEDDERFASILRDLIRERGFLCLMAHTAEHGLGVAQRYAPSAILLDMNLPDHSGLGVLDRLKREPLTRHIPVHVISVADYTHEAMERGAVGYALKPVKRDELEVALHLLEAKFSQRLRRVLVVEDDVRQLDSIRHLLAGDEVHIQGVATATEALAALRTSTFDCMVMDLNLPDMSGYELLDQMALQDDVAFPPVIVYTGHSLTPLQEQQLRRYSRSIIIKGARSPERLLDEVTLFLHQVESQLPPERQKMLKEVRARDNMLEGRRVLVVEDDVRNIFALSAVLEPKGVKVDIARNGREALERLNKPSQGDGAMPPVDLVLMDIMMPEMDGYTAMRAIRERPEHKRLPIIALTAKAMKDDQEKCMAAGANDYIAKPLDIEKLLSLVRVWMPR; from the coding sequence GGTTCTCCTGGCGCTCCCAGCAGACCCAGGCGGCCACCGCCGATGCGATGACCCGCACGATGGAAGTGCAGGAGCAGATCCAGGCGCTCGGCTCGGCGATCAAGGATGCTGAAACCGGCCAGCGCGGTTATCTGCTGACCGGCACCGACACCTATCTGTTGCCCTTCAACACCGCGCAGGTCACTTTGCCCGCGGCTGTGACCCGGCTGCGCGCGGCCTGGCAGAACAACCGGCCTCAACTCGGTCGGCTGACATCGGTGGAGCAACTGTTCAAGGCCAAGCTGGCCGAGATGGACCAGACCATCGAACGGCGCCGGCTGGGTGACGCGGCCAGTGCGGTGGCCACGGTGCAGGGCGATCGCGGCCGGATCCTGATGGACCGGATCCGCACCCTGCTGGGTGAGATGGAGCGCGAGGAGCGCGAGAGTGCGGCCAATCGCCGCGCCACCTGGGATGCCGCAGTCATCCAGACCCAGTATGTGATGTGGGGCGGCTCGCTGGTGTTGCTCACCTTGGTGTTGATCTCGGCCGCGTTGACCGCACGCGCCTATCGCGCCGCCAAGATCGAGGAATGGCTCAAGGCCGGCCAAGCTGCGCTGGGCGTGGAAATGCAAGGCGATCCGCAGGTCGAGCGGCTGGCCGAAGTGGTGATCGGCTTCCTGGCCCGCTACACCGGCGCGCAGGTGGGCGCCTTCTATGTGACACAGAAGGACGGCAGCTTCGAGCGCGTGGCCGGGCATGCCTTGCCGGTGGACGCGAATGCGCCCACGGTGGTGCGCAGCGGCGAGAGCCTGTTGGGTCAGGCGGCCCGGGATCGCCGGCCGGTGCATTTGAAGTCACTGCCGGCGGACTACCTGATGGTGTCGTCGACGCTGGGCAAGACTGCTTCGACCGAACTGCTGATCGGCCCGGCCGGCATTGATGGCGGCGTGCAATGCGTGATCGAACTGGGCTTTGTGCGCCCGGTTGGTGAAGCCGGTGCGGAGCTGCTCAAGCGCGTGGCCGAGCCGGTGGCGATGGCCCTGCGCGCGGCCAAGGACCGCACCCGCCTGGAAGCGTTGCTGGAAGAGAGCCGTCGCCAAGCCGAAGAGCTGCAGATGCAGCAAGAGGAGCTGCGCGCCAGCAATGAGGAGCTGGAAGAGCAGGGCAATGCGCTGCGTGAATCCCAGATCCGCCTGGAGTTCCAGCAGACCGAGTTGGAGCAGAGCAATGCCCAGCTCGAAGAGCAGGCGCGACAGCTCGAACTGCAAAGCGCCGATCTGACCGAGGCGCAGCAGATCATGACCGAGCGCGCCGAGGCGCTGGAGCGCTCCAACCAATACAAGAGCGAGTTCCTGGCCAACATGAGCCATGAGCTGCGCACCCCGTTGAATTCCACCCTGATCCTGGCCAAGCTGCTGGCGGACAACAAGGACGGCAACCTGACCGAGGAGCAGGTACGCTTCGCTCAGACCATCAGCTCTGCGGGCAATGACCTGCTGGCGCTGATCAATGACATCCTCGATCTGTCCAAGATCGAATCGGGCAAGGTGGACCTGCAGGTCGAGCGCGTGCCGGTGCCGCGGCTGCTCCAGCAACTCACGCAGATCTTCGCGCCCATTGCCGCGCAGCGGAACCTGGCCTTCGCGCTGCAACTGAATCCGGGCGCTCCGGATTGGCTGGAGACCGATGAAGCCAAGCTCAGCCAGATCCTCAAGAACCTGCTGTCGAATGCCTTGAAGTTCACCGAGAAGGGCTCGGTGCGGATGGAAGTCGGCGGCACGCAGGACGGCCGCCTGGTGTTTGCGGTCAAGGACAGCGGCATCGGCATCGCGCCGGAGCAGCAGGCGCTGATTTTCGAAGCCTTCCGCCAGGCCGACGGCAGCACCCACCGCAAGTACGGTGGCACTGGGCTGGGCTTGTCCATCTCGCGCGATCTGGCGCGGCTGCTGGGTGGCGACATCCATCTGCAAAGCGCGGCCGGCCATGGCAGCACCTTCAGCCTGGTGCTGCCGCAACACCATGAAGTCACCGCCGAAGCGGAACAGCCGCGGCCGCTGTCCCCGGCGCAGCCGCCGCTGACGCCGCCCCCCGCCATGAAGCCCGCGCCGGAGACCTTGAGCCTGAGCCAGGGTGTGGCGACCGAGTCGGCCCTGGCGCAACCTGCGCCCATGGCGCCGGACGCGCGACTGCCGCAGCTCGATGACGACCGCCTGGCCTGGGTGCCGGGCGCGCGGGCGATCCTGGTGATCGAGGACGATGAACGCTTCGCCTCCATCCTGCGGGACCTGATCCGCGAGCGTGGCTTCCTCTGTCTGATGGCCCACACCGCCGAGCACGGCCTGGGCGTGGCGCAGCGCTACGCACCCAGCGCGATCCTGCTCGACATGAACCTGCCGGACCATTCCGGTCTCGGCGTGCTGGACCGGCTCAAGCGCGAACCGCTGACAAGGCACATTCCGGTGCACGTGATCTCCGTGGCCGACTACACCCATGAGGCGATGGAGCGCGGTGCCGTCGGTTATGCGCTCAAGCCGGTCAAGCGCGACGAGCTGGAGGTGGCGCTGCATCTGCTGGAGGCCAAGTTCTCGCAACGCCTTCGCCGTGTGCTGGTGGTGGAAGACGATGTCCGCCAGCTCGACAGCATCCGCCATCTGCTTGCAGGCGACGAGGTCCATATCCAGGGCGTGGCCACGGCCACCGAGGCGCTGGCCGCCTTGCGGACCTCCACCTTCGATTGCATGGTGATGGACCTGAACCTACCGGACATGAGCGGCTATGAACTGCTGGACCAGATGGCCCTGCAGGACGATGTCGCCTTCCCGCCGGTGATCGTCTATACCGGCCACAGCCTGACGCCGCTGCAGGAACAGCAGCTGCGGCGCTATTCCCGCTCCATCATCATCAAGGGCGCCCGGTCGCCCGAGCGGCTGCTCGATGAGGTCACGCTGTTCCTCCACCAGGTCGAGTCGCAGTTGCCGCCGGAGCGCCAGAAGATGCTCAAGGAAGTCCGCGCCCGCGACAACATGCTCGAGGGCCGTCGGGTGCTGGTGGTGGAGGACGATGTGCGCAACATCTTCGCGCTGTCCGCGGTGCTGGAGCCCAAGGGGGTGAAGGTGGACATCGCCCGCAATGGTCGCGAGGCGCTGGAGCGCCTCAACAAGCCGTCCCAGGGCGATGGCGCGATGCCGCCGGTGGACCTGGTGCTGATGGACATCATGATGCCGGAGATGGACGGCTACACCGCGATGCGCGCCATCCGCGAGCGGCCCGAGCACAAGCGCCTGCCCATCATTGCGTTGACCGCCAAGGCGATGAAGGACGACCAGGAGAAATGCATGGCCGCCGGCGCCAACGACTACATTGCCAAGCCGCTGGACATCGAGAAACTGCTCTCGCTGGTGCGGGTGTGGATGCCGCGATGA
- a CDS encoding CheR family methyltransferase — translation MSELGGESAAGAARGDRVAAAGSELDIEVRLILEAIYLRYHYDFRDYADSSLRRRLKAAMQRFDCLSLSQLQGRLLREPEVFRSVLGDLTVQVSEMFRDPEYFLALREQVVPVLRTYPSLKIWVAGCSSGEEAYSLAILMREEGLLERTLIYATDISHEALMHAQAGVYRMELVPGFTENYRRAGGTGSLSDYYTAAYDHVLLDKSLKEHIVFSDHSLSTDSVFAEVQLVSCRNVLIYFNRGLQDRAIGLFRDALCRQGFLGLGARETIRFSAHSGDFSELAPRERIYQKKT, via the coding sequence ATGAGCGAGTTGGGCGGTGAATCGGCAGCCGGCGCGGCACGCGGCGATCGGGTAGCGGCGGCGGGCAGTGAGCTGGACATCGAGGTCCGCTTGATCCTCGAGGCCATCTACCTGCGCTACCACTACGATTTCCGCGACTATGCCGACAGCTCGCTGCGACGCCGGCTCAAGGCGGCGATGCAGCGCTTCGACTGTCTGAGCCTGTCGCAGTTGCAAGGGCGTCTGCTGCGCGAGCCGGAGGTGTTCCGCTCGGTGCTGGGCGATCTCACCGTGCAGGTCAGCGAGATGTTCCGCGACCCGGAGTACTTCCTGGCCTTGCGGGAACAGGTGGTGCCGGTGCTGCGCACCTATCCGTCGCTGAAGATCTGGGTGGCGGGCTGCAGCAGCGGCGAGGAGGCCTATTCGCTGGCCATCCTGATGCGCGAAGAGGGCTTGCTGGAGCGCACCCTCATCTACGCCACCGACATCAGCCATGAGGCCTTGATGCATGCCCAAGCGGGCGTCTACCGAATGGAGCTGGTGCCCGGCTTCACCGAGAACTACCGCCGCGCGGGCGGCACGGGGTCGCTGTCGGACTACTACACCGCCGCCTACGACCATGTGCTGCTGGACAAGAGCCTGAAGGAACACATTGTGTTCAGCGATCACAGCCTGTCGACCGACAGCGTGTTTGCCGAAGTGCAACTGGTGTCCTGCCGCAATGTGCTGATCTACTTCAACCGCGGCCTGCAGGACCGGGCGATCGGGCTGTTCCGCGATGCCCTGTGCCGCCAGGGCTTTCTGGGACTCGGCGCGCGGGAGACGATCCGCTTCTCGGCGCATTCGGGCGACTTCAGCGAGCTGGCGCCGCGGGAGCGCATCTACCAGAAGAAGACCTGA